From Argopecten irradians isolate NY chromosome 2, Ai_NY, whole genome shotgun sequence, the proteins below share one genomic window:
- the LOC138315423 gene encoding NADH dehydrogenase [ubiquinone] iron-sulfur protein 3, mitochondrial-like, with amino-acid sequence MASRLCRLLRPAVAGLSRRSQLPRQAPAAFQHVRFDSNTTEESLKPTIKKVARKVETNQLKEFGKYVAENIPRYVQEVRISAGDELDILVHPDGILPVISFLKNHHTAQFLNIIDVTAMDVPTRKYRFELIYMLMSLHFNSRVKVRSYTDELTPVSSITPEFHGANWMEREVWDLYGVFFANHPDLRRILTDYGFEGHPFRKDFPLTGYVEVRYDEEEKRVVVEPLELAQEFRKFEYSSPWETFPKFRLEEGEKASETPKESETKS; translated from the exons ATGGCGTCAAGACTTTGCAGGCTACTTCGGCCTGCAGTTGCAGGACTGTCACGACGTAGTCAAC TGCCAAGACAAGCACCTGCAGCCTTCCAACATGTTAGATTTGACAGTAACACAACCGAAGAATCACTAAAGC CCACAATAAAAAAGGTTGCAAGAAAAGTAGAGACAAATCAGCTTAAAGAATTCGGAAAATATGTGGCAGAAAATATTCCTAGATACGTACAGGAAGTCCGAATTTCCGCGGGTGATGAACTTGATATTCTCGTCCACCCTGATGGAATCCTACCAGTGATTTCCTTCTTGAAAAATCATCATACAGCACAGTTTCTCAACATCATAGACGTAACTGCCATGGATGTACCTACACGAAAGTACAGATTTGAG TTGATCTACATGCTGATGTCTCTACACTTCAACTCTCGTGTCAAAGTCCGATCCTATACAGACGAACTTACACCTGTGTCTTCTATCACCCCGGAGTTCCATGGAGCCAACTGGATGGAACGTGAA GTCTGGGATTTGTACGGTGTATTTTTCGCTAACCATCCTGATTTGAGAAGGATCTTGACAGATTATGGATTTGAAGGCCATCCCTTCAGGAAAGACTTCCCACTTACCGGCTATGTTGAG gTTCGCTATGACGAGGAAGAGAAGCGTGTGGTTGTAGAGCCACTAGAGTTAGCTCAGGAATTCAGGAAGTTTGAGTACAGTAGTCCATGGGAAACATTCCCCAAATTCCGACTGGAGGAGGGAGAGAAGGCATCTGAAACCCCAAAGGAATCAGAAACCAAGTCATGA
- the LOC138316636 gene encoding uncharacterized protein encodes MDKYSQCQSQEILAVPNFLNSNNCQNYPYQGYQNIVSPTLTNMQTPMMMYPGPVPPQAVHVQPVPTHSSETTPGWALSLMEKVEGINKRLGKLDLIERSLSEVKTDVKNLGDRVGEVEKSQQFLSDKFEQDNKEMKSLSMEINSIKAHLDTTLLQCKNLSKSVVDLQSRSMRDNLLFFGIQEVNESDTTVREDCIQLVRDLCRDKLNIDNVAIDRAHRFGEKRGEKPRPIVAKFSSYHQREDVRKNSRKLIGSDIYISEQYPKEIQAVRQELWPICKKARDEGKRAVIVKDKLYIDGNLYTGHATTRNVKSPQKGRAGKK; translated from the coding sequence ATGGACAAGTACAGTCAGTGTCAGTCCCAGGAAATCCTGGCAGTCCCCAATTTTTTGAACAGTAATAATTGCCAGAATTACCCATATCAGGGATACCAGAATATTGTCTCACCAACGTTAACTAATATGCAAACACCCATGATGATGTACCCAGGGCCTGTGCCACCCCAAGCAGTTCATGTACAACCGGTGCCCACACACAGTTCAGAAACTACCCCAGGGTGGGCATTGTCTCTTATGGAAAAAGTAGAGGGCATAAATAAGAGATTGGGAAAACTTGACTTGATAGAAAGATCCTTGAGTGAAGTCAAAACTGATGTTAAAAATCTTGGCGACAGAGTGGGGGAGGTGGAGAAAAGTCAACAGTTTTTGAGTGATAAGTTTGAGCAGgataataaagaaatgaaaagtCTCAGCATGGAAATAAACTCTATCAAAGCGCACTTAGATACCACCCTGTTGCAATGTAAAAACCTATCAAAGTCAGTTGTTGATTTACAATCACGTTCAATGCGAGACAACTTGCTGTTTTTTGGAATTCAGGAAGTGAACGAGTCCGACACGACAGTGCGCGAGGACTGTATACAGCTTGTCCGTGACCTGTGTCGCGATAAGCTTAACATTGATAACGTTGCCATCGACCGAGCGCATAGATTTGGAGAAAAACGAGGCGAGAAACCGAGACCAATTGTTGCTAAATTCAGTTCATATCACCAGCGGGAAGATGTACGTAAAAATTCTAGGAAACTGATTGGGTCGGATATCTACATAAGTGAGCAGTACCCGAAGGAAATACAAGCTGTCCGTCAAGAGTTATGGCCCATATGTAAAAAAGCGCGCGATGAAGGGAAGCGGGCCGTAATAGTGAAGGACAAGCTCTATATCGATGGTAACCTGTATACAGGCCATGCTACCACACGGAATGTGAAAAGCCCACAGAAAGGACGAGCTGGAAAAAAATAG